DNA sequence from the Ruminococcus albus 7 = DSM 20455 genome:
CTTAATAGAAAGAGAGTGCAAAAGTTTAACAAGTTAGCAAAGCTTGTTAAGCAAGAGGAAATAATTAGCAATCAAGAAATTGAAAATTTTAATGTTCAAGCTAAGAAAAGAGCTTTTAAAAATGCTCAGGAACTTAAGGATTTTAGTGGGCGTAGGAATATTAGGTTTTCTGATGTTATTGATCTTTACGATAACAATCCGCAAGAGTATCTTCTGGCATTAAAAGAGATGGAGAACATTCCCGATTCGGATTATTATAAATATTTTGCTTATATCGAATATGCCGTTTTGAATCAATATGGTTTTGAAGTATCTGGCGGCGAACGTGCGGAGTTTAATTTACTTCAAGAAATAAATGATGCATATAGATATGATTTATTACTTATTGATGAGCCAGAATCATCTTTTGACAATATTTTCTTAAAAGAAAAGGTGAATCATATTATCAAAGAACTTTCTAAGACTATGCCCGTAATATTAGTTACTCATAATAACACGGTTGGTGCCTCAATAAAACCTGATTACCTAATACATACTAAGCGAATTATCGGAAAAGATATACGTCATGAAAGATACTGTGGTCTGCCAAGTAGTAAAAATCTAATATCCAATTCTGGTGAATCAATAAAAAATATCGATGTGATGATGGATTGTTTAGAGGCAGGACAAGCTACATACGATGAAAGGAGAAACGATTATGAACTACTTAAAAATTAGTAATGGAAAGGGTTCCTTTAGAAATAAAGACGGCGAATATAAGGAAATAGATACTATCACTAAGGAAGATATACTTTATTTACTTGACGAGGCGACGGATTCAACAAGCAATTTTGAAATGGATGAGATTACGGACGATTCTATTAAAAACGAAGCACATAAAATTATTTATAAAAGTATTTACTCAAAATTCTCTAATCTATTAAATAACAAAAAGCAATTTCTAGACGAGTGTGATGGGCTCTACAAAGATGCACTTCAAAAATACAAACCAAAAGAAGAAGTTATGACAAGCAACGGCAGTAGTTCAGATAATATCGCTCAAGTCGATGTATCATCATTCAAAAGTAAGCGTATAACCCCCAGCACCTACCCCACCGAAGTCTAATAAAGTATAATAAACTCCAAGGAACACCATGAAGTAAATTGAATAATCCAAATTGATCCATGGAGTTCATTGGAGACGATTAGACAAGGAGGTAACAGGTATGGACAAAACAACATCCATCACAACAATCAAAAAAGAAATGCAGCTTCAGGAATGGTCTGCGCAGATCAAAGCACAGCAGGCAAGCGGTCTGACGATCCGGGAATGGTGCAAAGAAAAAGGGATCAAGCCAAACACGTATTACAACCGCCTAAGAAAAGTTCGTGAAAAGTATATCGAAAATTCTCCGACCATCGTTCCTGTATCAGTTCCTTGCTCAAACGAAAATATCCGCATTGAGAAAAACGGACTTCAAATATCTCTTCCGGCAGATATATCTGCGGACACTCTGACCGCTTTGGTGCATGAGCTATGCTGAATGATCTGGCAGCGGACGCACAGGTCTATCTTGTTACGGGATACACCGACCTTCGACGCGGGATAGACGGACTTGCGACTATCGTTCAGGCTCAGCTTCGACTTGACCCGTTCTCGAAAGCATTGTTTTGTTCTGCGGCAGACGTTGTGACCGCATCAAAGGTCTGCTGTGGGAGGGCGATGGTTTTCTGCTGTTGTACAAGCGCCTTGACAACGGAAGATTCCAGTGGCCGCGCAGTGAGACCGAAGCAGTAATGCTCACATCTCAGCAAATTCGCTGGCTTCTGGAAGGCTTGAAAATAGAGCAGCCGAAGGCTATCCGTGAGGGAAAGCCGGGGGCGCTGTATTAAGGCAATACTTACCGAATATTCAGAATATGTGCTTGAAAAGCCCCTCTTTTCGTGGTATCATTAAAGTATCATCACGAACGGAGGGGTGCTTTATGTCCGAACCAAATATGACATCGGAAATTGTATCGCTCCGTAATGAAAACGCTGTTCTCAAGGAAGAACTAGCACTTGCCAATCAGCAGTTAGCGTGGTTCAGAAAGCAGATATTCGGAAGAAAACAGAGCAGACATCTGTTGTTATGGAAAAGGAGTTCGGTGTTCAGCTTTCCATGTTCGGAAACAATGAAGAAAATCCGCAGCTAAATCTGCCGAAACAATTACTGTTCCCGAACACAAGCGCAAGAAAAAACGCACTCACGATGAATGGATGAACAATCTGCCTGTAAAAGAAGAACATCACAAAATTGACAACCCGGTATGCGAAATATGCGGCGCCGAAATGGAAGAACTGACTCCCGAAAAGGCTTACGATGAACTTATATTTACGCCGCCAAAATATCATATCCGCAGGCATATAGTACATAAGTACAAGTGTCCCGAGTGCGGAGAAAAGCCCGAAGAAAGGGACGAACCTTGTCATATCATCCGTGCGCCATATCCTCACGCTATGATCCCGGGAAGCTATTGCTCTCCCGAACTTCTGGCTCATATCATCTACGAAAAATATGCAAAGTCAGTACCTCTGCACCGTCAGGAAAAGGACTTTAATTCCAAAAACATACCTCTGCTCAAAGCGACTATGTCTAATTGGGTAGGCACTGCTGCCGAAAAATGGTGTTTGCCGATTGTGGAGAAAATGCATGAGACGCTTATCGCAGGGCAGATGATCCATGCCGATGAAACGACCGTTCAGGTGCTTCACGAGGAAGGCCGAAAGCCTACCACGACATCAAGAATGTGGGTCTACTGCAACGGCAAAATGAA
Encoded proteins:
- the tnpA gene encoding IS66 family insertion sequence element accessory protein TnpA → MDKTTSITTIKKEMQLQEWSAQIKAQQASGLTIREWCKEKGIKPNTYYNRLRKVREKYIENSPTIVPVSVPCSNENIRIEKNGLQISLPADISADTLTALVHELC
- the tnpC gene encoding IS66 family transposase, which gives rise to MNNLPVKEEHHKIDNPVCEICGAEMEELTPEKAYDELIFTPPKYHIRRHIVHKYKCPECGEKPEERDEPCHIIRAPYPHAMIPGSYCSPELLAHIIYEKYAKSVPLHRQEKDFNSKNIPLLKATMSNWVGTAAEKWCLPIVEKMHETLIAGQMIHADETTVQVLHEEGRKPTTTSRMWVYCNGKMNDRSIIIFDYQPTRKGEHASNFLKGFIGYLICDGYDAYNAVEGAKRCGCMTHARRGFIQALPNDQKLHSTSVAAKAVEYFNKIYHEEKSACRQLHRIQI